The following are from one region of the Methanobacterium sp. genome:
- a CDS encoding 4Fe-4S binding protein, with protein sequence MSSVIWYLYEFARKSWAESFAVAKTNAEIVEAPERFRDFPQVFPEYCIACGACIAACPAPHAIKLVRSEDNAEEEGQTYPVINNRGCIRCGFCAEVCPTDPKTLTCGENHLIREDFTILPTEKMFVIDDYLCIRCKKCLKACQVEGAIVEEDNKIVIDQSKCIACGDCLDSCPVKGAIKGIYIDHVQEQKDIIKIIVNSLEESIEEKRDDITHLQEDEIYRFDFDIGELVERARSILSDDDIILDIFQKITDRLKLRIVTWDDEKCKHCQLCVNECPSGAITYNEEENRVIRDAEKCLRCSTCYQTCPFGVAGYFVARFLLDPVSLDTGVIHVTVKPSQLPIGAD encoded by the coding sequence ATGTCATCAGTAATCTGGTATCTTTATGAATTTGCCCGAAAATCATGGGCTGAAAGTTTCGCTGTAGCTAAAACTAATGCTGAAATTGTGGAAGCACCTGAACGTTTCCGTGATTTTCCCCAAGTTTTCCCAGAGTATTGTATAGCGTGTGGAGCATGTATTGCAGCGTGTCCCGCACCTCATGCTATTAAACTTGTTAGAAGTGAAGATAATGCTGAGGAAGAAGGGCAAACATACCCTGTTATAAATAACCGAGGTTGTATTCGCTGCGGATTCTGTGCAGAAGTGTGCCCAACTGATCCGAAAACACTTACTTGTGGTGAGAACCATCTTATCCGTGAAGATTTCACAATTTTGCCCACGGAAAAGATGTTTGTTATTGATGATTATCTTTGTATCCGATGCAAAAAGTGTTTAAAGGCTTGTCAGGTTGAAGGTGCTATTGTTGAGGAAGATAATAAAATTGTCATCGATCAATCCAAGTGTATTGCTTGTGGAGATTGTCTAGATAGTTGTCCAGTGAAAGGGGCAATAAAGGGAATCTACATTGACCATGTTCAGGAACAAAAAGATATTATCAAAATCATTGTTAACTCTCTTGAAGAGAGTATAGAAGAAAAAAGAGATGACATCACTCATTTACAAGAGGATGAGATTTATAGATTTGATTTTGACATAGGCGAATTGGTAGAACGTGCCAGATCCATACTCTCAGACGATGATATAATTCTGGATATATTCCAGAAAATCACTGACCGGCTGAAACTGCGCATAGTCACATGGGATGATGAAAAATGCAAACATTGCCAATTATGTGTCAATGAATGTCCATCCGGAGCCATAACCTATAATGAAGAAGAAAATAGAGTTATAAGAGATGCTGAAAAATGTCTCCGCTGCAGTACTTGTTACCAGACTTGTCCATTTGGTGTGGCAGGTTATTTCGTTGCCAGATTCCTATTAGACCCCGTGTCTCTAGACACTGGCGTTATTCATGTCACAGTTAAACCATCTCAGTTACCTATAGGAGCTGATTAA
- a CDS encoding NADH-quinone oxidoreductase subunit B family protein, with protein MLDALKDVVRKSSIHVCLINTGGCNGCDIEVVALLSPRYDLEQYGIYVHNNPREADVLLITGAVCEQWKENLQRIYSKAPEPKVVVAIGNCPLTGDVFNQEGSSVYAPVSDFIPVDAEIPGCPPRPAEILAAILAVGPDAIAAKGRQKP; from the coding sequence ATGTTAGATGCCCTTAAAGATGTTGTAAGGAAAAGTTCAATTCATGTATGTCTTATTAACACTGGAGGATGTAATGGCTGCGATATTGAAGTGGTAGCCCTATTATCACCTCGATACGACTTAGAACAATATGGAATATACGTGCATAACAACCCCCGTGAAGCTGATGTGTTACTAATTACTGGAGCAGTTTGTGAGCAATGGAAAGAAAACTTGCAAAGAATTTATTCTAAAGCACCGGAACCTAAAGTTGTGGTGGCAATCGGAAACTGCCCACTGACTGGAGATGTGTTTAACCAAGAAGGATCAAGCGTTTATGCCCCAGTATCAGATTTCATACCAGTGGATGCGGAAATACCAGGTTGTCCTCCACGACCTGCAGAAATTTTAGCAGCAATCTTGGCAGTGGGGCCAGATGCCATTGCAGCCAAAGGGAGGCAGAAACCATGA